The Deinococcus wulumuqiensis R12 genome has a window encoding:
- a CDS encoding carboxypeptidase M32, translating into MTTTETDTQWQHLTERWQELADFSGIGALLGWDQSTFLPAGAAGDRSRQQSLLAGLRHARATDAEYGKLLDAAARRSDLSPEQTRMVQVARQDFEKATRLPAEFVREFSGHVGQSYSAWTEARPANDFGRMVPYLEKTLDLSLQAASYFPEFADPMDYYIDESDEGMTAEQVGQVFSELREALVPLADAVIAAGAPRTDFLARGFDQGKQLAFGERVIRDYGYDFRRGRQDLTHHPFMTRLGGHDVRITTRVKENDPTEALYSTLHEAGHALYEQGVDEAFLGTPLGGGVSAGVHESQSRLWENLVGRSRAFWSAYFGDWRDTFPEQLADVTEEEMHRAVNTVSRSLIRTDSDELTYNLHVITRFELERDLLSGKLAVRDLADAWHAAYERNLGLRAPSDVDGALQDVHWYFGSIGGAFQGYTLGNVLSAQFYAAAEAANPGLEADIARKDFSRLHGWLRENVYRHGRRFTPTELTERATGQALTAAPYLKYLREKYSQLYGL; encoded by the coding sequence ATGACCACGACCGAGACCGACACCCAGTGGCAGCACCTCACCGAGCGCTGGCAGGAACTGGCCGACTTCAGCGGCATCGGGGCGCTGCTCGGGTGGGACCAGAGCACCTTTTTGCCTGCCGGGGCCGCCGGGGACCGCTCGCGCCAGCAGAGCCTCCTGGCCGGGTTGCGCCACGCCCGCGCCACGGACGCGGAGTACGGCAAGCTGCTCGACGCCGCCGCCCGCCGCAGCGACCTCTCGCCCGAGCAGACCCGCATGGTGCAGGTCGCCCGCCAGGACTTCGAAAAGGCCACCCGCCTGCCCGCCGAGTTCGTGCGCGAGTTCAGCGGGCACGTCGGCCAGAGCTACAGCGCCTGGACCGAGGCCCGGCCTGCGAACGACTTCGGGCGCATGGTGCCTTACCTCGAAAAGACGCTCGACCTGAGCTTGCAGGCCGCGAGCTACTTTCCCGAGTTCGCCGACCCGATGGACTACTACATCGACGAGTCCGACGAGGGCATGACCGCCGAGCAGGTCGGGCAGGTGTTTTCCGAACTGCGTGAAGCCCTGGTGCCGCTGGCCGACGCGGTGATTGCCGCCGGAGCGCCGCGTACCGATTTCCTGGCGCGGGGCTTCGACCAGGGCAAGCAGCTCGCCTTCGGGGAACGGGTCATCCGTGACTACGGCTACGACTTTCGCCGGGGCCGCCAGGACCTCACCCACCACCCCTTCATGACCCGGCTGGGCGGGCACGACGTGCGCATCACCACCCGCGTCAAGGAAAACGACCCCACAGAGGCGCTGTACTCCACCCTGCACGAGGCCGGGCACGCGCTGTACGAGCAGGGCGTGGACGAGGCGTTTCTGGGCACGCCGCTCGGCGGAGGCGTGAGCGCCGGGGTCCACGAAAGCCAGTCGCGGCTGTGGGAAAACCTGGTGGGCCGCTCCCGCGCGTTCTGGTCGGCGTATTTCGGAGACTGGCGCGACACCTTCCCCGAACAGCTCGCGGACGTGACCGAGGAGGAGATGCACCGCGCGGTCAACACCGTCTCGCGCTCGCTGATTCGCACCGATTCGGACGAACTGACCTACAACCTGCACGTGATTACCCGTTTCGAGTTGGAGCGCGACCTGCTCTCGGGCAAACTCGCCGTGCGCGACCTCGCCGACGCCTGGCACGCCGCCTACGAGCGCAACCTCGGCCTGCGGGCGCCGAGCGACGTGGACGGTGCCCTGCAGGACGTGCACTGGTACTTCGGCTCTATCGGCGGGGCGTTTCAGGGCTACACCCTGGGCAATGTGCTCAGCGCCCAGTTCTACGCGGCGGCGGAGGCCGCCAACCCCGGTCTGGAAGCCGACATCGCCCGCAAGGACTTCTCGCGCCTGCACGGCTGGCTGCGCGAGAACGTGTACCGGCATGGCCGCCGCTTCACGCCCACGGAACTGACGGAGCGGGCCACTGGACAGGCCCTGACTGCCGCCCCTTACCTGAAGTACCTGCGCGAGAAGTACAGCCAGCTCTACGGCCTCTGA
- a CDS encoding ribonuclease J: MTRPNQPRPDVADSVPAPTLEVIPLGGMGEIGKNITVFRYGDEIVVVDGGLAFPKAHQMGIDLIVPRIDYLLEHQDKIKGWILTHGHEDHIGGLPYIFARLPRVPVYGLPLTLALVREKMSEFGLNDIDLREVTYGDEVRFGQSFVAEFFCMTHSIPDNAGYILKTPVGDVLHTGDFKLDPDVGTGAGIVSDLERVERAGKEGVLLLISDSTNAERPGHTPSEAVIAENLEEIIKGCRGRVFLTTFASQVYRIQNILDIAHRQGRRVVMEGRSMVKYAQAAQATGHMNPPDPFLTSDEVGELQDQQVLFVCTGSQGQPMAVLGRLAFGTHAKIALRRGDTVILSSNPIPGNEDAVNLIVNRLYEIGVDVIYPPTYRVHASGHASQEELATILNLTRPKFFLPWHGEPRHQINHAKLAQTLPRPPKRTLIAKNGDIVNLGPDEFRVSGTVAAGAVYVDGLGVGDVNDEVLLDRVNLSQEGLLILTAVLHPTPHVEVVARGFARPNRDLELQIRRVALEAVEQGMREKKRLEDVRDDMYGAVRRFTRKATGRNPVLIPMIVD, translated from the coding sequence ATGACCAGACCAAATCAACCCCGGCCCGACGTGGCCGATTCGGTGCCCGCCCCCACCCTCGAAGTGATTCCGCTCGGCGGCATGGGCGAAATCGGCAAGAACATCACCGTGTTCCGCTACGGCGACGAAATCGTGGTGGTGGACGGCGGCCTCGCCTTCCCCAAGGCCCACCAGATGGGCATCGACCTGATCGTGCCGCGCATCGACTACCTGCTGGAGCACCAGGACAAAATCAAGGGCTGGATTCTGACCCACGGCCACGAGGACCACATCGGCGGCCTGCCTTATATCTTCGCCCGCCTGCCCCGCGTGCCGGTCTACGGCCTGCCGCTGACCCTCGCCCTGGTGCGCGAAAAGATGAGCGAGTTCGGCCTGAACGACATCGACCTGCGCGAAGTGACCTACGGCGACGAGGTGCGCTTCGGGCAGAGCTTCGTGGCCGAGTTCTTCTGCATGACCCACTCGATTCCCGACAACGCCGGGTACATCCTGAAAACCCCGGTGGGCGACGTGCTGCACACGGGCGACTTCAAGCTCGACCCCGACGTGGGCACGGGCGCGGGCATCGTCAGCGACCTGGAGCGCGTGGAACGGGCCGGTAAGGAAGGCGTGCTGCTGCTCATTTCCGACTCGACCAACGCCGAGCGCCCCGGTCACACGCCCAGCGAAGCGGTCATCGCCGAGAACCTCGAAGAGATCATCAAGGGCTGCCGGGGCCGGGTGTTCCTGACCACCTTCGCCTCTCAGGTCTACCGCATCCAGAACATCCTCGACATCGCCCACCGCCAGGGCCGCCGGGTGGTCATGGAAGGCCGCTCAATGGTCAAGTACGCGCAGGCGGCGCAGGCCACCGGGCACATGAACCCGCCCGACCCCTTCCTGACGAGTGACGAGGTGGGCGAACTGCAAGACCAGCAAGTTCTCTTCGTCTGCACGGGGTCACAGGGTCAGCCGATGGCGGTGCTGGGCCGCCTCGCGTTCGGCACCCACGCCAAAATCGCGCTGCGCCGGGGCGACACGGTGATTCTGTCCAGCAACCCGATTCCCGGCAACGAGGACGCGGTGAACCTGATCGTCAACCGCCTGTACGAAATCGGCGTGGACGTGATTTACCCGCCCACCTACCGCGTGCACGCTTCGGGCCACGCCTCGCAGGAGGAGCTGGCGACCATCCTCAACCTGACCCGGCCCAAGTTTTTCCTGCCCTGGCACGGCGAGCCGAGGCACCAGATCAACCACGCCAAGCTCGCGCAGACGCTCCCCCGCCCCCCCAAGCGGACCCTGATCGCCAAGAACGGCGACATCGTCAACCTCGGCCCCGACGAGTTCCGGGTGTCGGGCACGGTGGCGGCGGGCGCGGTCTACGTGGACGGCCTGGGTGTGGGCGACGTGAACGACGAAGTGCTGCTCGACCGCGTCAACCTCAGCCAGGAAGGGCTGCTGATTCTGACCGCCGTGCTGCACCCCACCCCGCATGTGGAAGTCGTGGCACGCGGCTTTGCCCGCCCCAACCGCGACCTCGAACTGCAAATCCGCCGGGTGGCCCTCGAAGCCGTCGAGCAGGGAATGCGCGAGAAAAAGCGTCTGGAGGACGTGCGCGACGACATGTACGGTGCCGTTCGCCGCTTTACCCGCAAGGCGACGGGCCGCAACCCGGTCCTGATTCCGATGATCGTGGACTGA
- a CDS encoding PAS domain-containing sensor histidine kinase, with protein sequence MSQSLSDPPSPVGGDLAALLRGLPDPVFWLGGPPGQERLSGNPAAARHFPGLDTAGPHPAGWSALAPELAQALQQAARQARGGEEASGAAAGWRYQALPAQEGAWLLLRPGPAPEGPSPDLAAGQLDLLFNVFERLNIGLVLQDEQLNVRRANGSAARTLGLNHEQIEKLQGAGGQLPGHNVEKSWQLMLPGGQPIPPDDTPARRALSSGQDLPAERLGLLRPGAAHWRWLSVGALARRPADPWPPGVLTSLRDETAEQRVRQQLRRSEQRYRSLVQASAQIVWNADADGSFRDVQPQWETFTGQPPREYLGGGWLAAIHPEDREHTLETWTQAVRSAQPYEVRHRLRRHDGVYVPMLARAVQVTEQLDSETHEWIGTHTDVSLQDAAERALRTLNSDLRERVAAQTQELGHVSRFMALLLTSAGEGIFGLDRLGNNTFVNPAASELLGYSVGELLGRPSHDMLHHHHADGTPHLLSECPIARTLQDGQQRRVGADVFWHRDGHAVPVSYVVTPTLDEHGQVEGAVVMFQDVTEQVQARAELEEALHHLQLTNADLEQFAYVASHDLQEPLRTLGSYAELMARRYQGRLDDRADQYITFMLDAVTRMRSLIQDLLAFSRVGRSELEVTEVQLSEVLEQTQRNVQAALGSSGGSLTWDTPGTVMGQTSLLVQLLTNLVSNGLKFARPGVPPVVEVVSRMSGSEQRIEVRDNGIGIGNEYHERVFTIFQRLHLREEYPGNGIGLAIARKIVAAHGGTLTLESQVGAGSTFIITLPAGHTGGQP encoded by the coding sequence GTGAGTCAGTCTCTTTCCGACCCCCCCTCGCCTGTCGGTGGCGACCTCGCCGCCCTGCTGCGCGGCCTGCCGGACCCGGTGTTCTGGCTCGGCGGCCCGCCCGGACAGGAGCGGCTCAGCGGCAACCCCGCCGCCGCGCGGCACTTTCCCGGTCTGGACACCGCTGGTCCGCATCCGGCAGGCTGGTCCGCCCTTGCGCCTGAGCTGGCGCAGGCCCTCCAGCAAGCGGCGCGGCAGGCACGCGGCGGCGAGGAAGCCAGCGGCGCGGCGGCAGGTTGGCGGTATCAGGCGCTGCCCGCCCAGGAAGGCGCGTGGCTGCTGCTGCGCCCTGGCCCGGCCCCCGAAGGTCCCTCCCCCGACCTCGCTGCCGGGCAACTCGACCTGCTGTTCAACGTTTTCGAGCGCCTGAATATCGGGCTGGTGCTGCAAGACGAGCAGTTGAACGTGCGCCGGGCCAACGGCAGCGCGGCGCGGACGCTGGGCCTGAACCACGAGCAGATCGAGAAGTTACAGGGAGCAGGCGGGCAGCTCCCGGGCCACAACGTGGAAAAGTCCTGGCAACTGATGCTGCCGGGCGGACAGCCCATCCCCCCCGACGACACCCCGGCGCGGCGGGCGCTGAGCAGCGGTCAGGACCTGCCTGCCGAGCGCCTGGGCCTGCTGCGTCCCGGCGCGGCGCACTGGCGCTGGCTGTCGGTGGGAGCGCTGGCGCGGCGCCCGGCCGACCCCTGGCCTCCCGGCGTGCTCACCTCGCTGCGCGACGAGACCGCCGAGCAGCGGGTGCGCCAGCAACTGCGCCGCAGCGAGCAGCGTTACCGCTCGCTGGTGCAGGCGAGTGCCCAGATCGTGTGGAACGCGGACGCGGACGGTTCGTTCCGCGACGTGCAGCCGCAGTGGGAGACCTTTACCGGGCAGCCGCCACGCGAGTACCTCGGCGGCGGCTGGCTCGCGGCCATTCACCCGGAGGACCGCGAACACACGCTGGAAACGTGGACGCAGGCGGTCAGAAGCGCCCAGCCCTACGAGGTGCGCCACCGCTTGCGGCGTCACGACGGGGTCTACGTACCCATGCTGGCCCGCGCGGTGCAGGTCACGGAACAGCTGGACAGCGAGACGCACGAGTGGATCGGCACCCACACCGATGTCAGCCTGCAAGACGCCGCCGAGCGGGCGCTGCGAACGCTCAACAGCGACCTGCGTGAACGGGTGGCCGCCCAGACGCAGGAACTCGGCCACGTTTCGCGCTTCATGGCGCTGCTGCTGACCTCGGCGGGCGAGGGGATTTTCGGGCTGGACCGCCTGGGCAACAACACCTTCGTCAACCCGGCGGCCTCGGAACTCCTGGGCTACAGCGTGGGCGAACTGCTGGGGAGACCCTCCCACGACATGCTCCACCACCACCACGCCGACGGCACGCCGCACCTGCTCAGCGAGTGCCCGATTGCCCGGACCCTGCAAGACGGCCAGCAGCGCCGGGTGGGGGCCGACGTGTTCTGGCACAGGGACGGCCATGCGGTCCCGGTGTCGTATGTGGTCACACCTACCCTGGACGAGCACGGTCAGGTCGAAGGCGCGGTGGTGATGTTTCAGGACGTGACCGAGCAGGTGCAGGCCCGCGCCGAGCTGGAAGAGGCGCTCCATCACCTGCAACTGACCAACGCCGACCTGGAGCAGTTCGCCTACGTCGCCAGCCACGACCTGCAGGAGCCGCTGCGGACGCTGGGCAGCTATGCCGAGCTGATGGCGAGGCGGTATCAGGGGCGGCTCGACGACCGGGCCGACCAGTACATCACCTTCATGCTCGACGCTGTGACCCGCATGCGCAGCCTGATTCAGGATCTGCTCGCTTTTTCGCGGGTGGGGCGCAGCGAACTGGAAGTGACCGAGGTGCAGCTGAGCGAGGTGCTGGAACAGACCCAGCGCAACGTGCAGGCGGCCCTCGGGAGCAGCGGCGGCTCCCTGACCTGGGACACGCCCGGCACTGTCATGGGGCAGACGTCTCTGCTGGTGCAGCTGCTGACCAACCTGGTGAGCAACGGCCTGAAGTTCGCCCGGCCCGGGGTCCCGCCCGTGGTCGAGGTGGTGTCCCGCATGTCCGGCAGCGAGCAGCGCATCGAGGTGCGCGACAACGGCATCGGCATCGGGAACGAGTATCATGAACGGGTGTTTACGATTTTCCAGCGCCTCCATCTGCGCGAGGAGTACCCCGGCAACGGGATCGGCCTTGCCATTGCCCGCAAAATCGTGGCGGCGCACGGTGGCACCCTGACGCTGGAATCTCAAGTCGGCGCAGGCAGCACCTTCATCATCACCCTGCCTGCCGGACACACCGGGGGCCAGCCATGA
- a CDS encoding response regulator transcription factor: protein MNEQRILVIEDDHDIANVLRMDLTDAGYVVDHADSAMNGLIKAREDHPDLILLDLGLPDFDGGDVVQRLRKNSALPIIVLTARDTVEEKVRLLGLGADDYLIKPFHPDELLARVKVQLRQRTSESLSMGELTLDPQKRLVTYKGEELRLSPKEFDILALLIRQPGRVYSRQEIGQEIWQGRLPEGSNVVDVHMANLRAKLRDLDGYGLLRTVRGVGYALRG, encoded by the coding sequence GTGAACGAACAACGGATTCTCGTCATCGAGGACGACCACGATATCGCCAACGTCTTGCGCATGGATCTGACCGATGCCGGATACGTCGTCGATCACGCCGATTCCGCGATGAACGGCCTGATCAAGGCGCGTGAAGACCATCCCGACCTGATTCTCCTTGACCTGGGTCTGCCCGACTTCGACGGCGGCGACGTGGTGCAGCGCCTGCGCAAGAACAGCGCCCTGCCCATCATCGTGCTGACCGCCCGCGACACCGTGGAAGAAAAGGTCCGGCTGCTGGGTCTGGGCGCCGACGACTACCTGATCAAGCCCTTCCACCCCGACGAACTGCTCGCCCGCGTCAAGGTGCAGCTGCGGCAGCGCACCTCTGAGAGCCTGAGCATGGGCGAGCTGACCCTCGACCCGCAAAAGCGGCTGGTGACGTACAAGGGCGAGGAACTGCGGCTCTCGCCCAAGGAGTTCGACATTCTCGCGCTGCTGATCCGGCAGCCGGGCCGGGTGTACTCGCGCCAGGAAATCGGCCAGGAAATCTGGCAGGGCCGCCTGCCCGAAGGCAGCAACGTGGTGGACGTGCACATGGCGAACCTGCGCGCCAAGCTGCGCGACCTCGACGGTTACGGCCTGCTGCGAACCGTGCGCGGCGTGGGCTACGCCCTGCGCGGCTGA
- a CDS encoding response regulator — protein sequence MTALGTQTVEILLVEDSEPDILLTEEAFAEARVANRLHVARDGEEALQFLRRQGKHAQAPRPDVILMDINMPRKNGLEVLEEIKGDPELRPIPVLILTTSQAEDDVRRSYSGHASGYVVKPVGFENFLQAIRAFEDFWLTFVRFPPRT from the coding sequence ATGACCGCGCTGGGCACACAGACCGTCGAGATTCTGCTGGTCGAGGACAGCGAGCCGGACATTCTGCTGACCGAGGAAGCCTTTGCAGAGGCGCGGGTCGCCAACCGCCTGCATGTGGCCCGTGACGGCGAGGAAGCGCTGCAATTTCTGCGCCGTCAGGGAAAACACGCGCAGGCCCCCCGCCCCGACGTGATCCTGATGGACATCAACATGCCGCGCAAAAACGGCCTGGAAGTCCTGGAGGAAATCAAGGGCGACCCCGAACTGCGCCCGATTCCGGTGCTGATTCTGACCACCAGCCAGGCCGAGGACGACGTGCGCCGCTCCTACTCCGGCCACGCCAGCGGCTACGTGGTCAAGCCGGTGGGCTTCGAGAACTTCCTTCAGGCCATCCGCGCCTTCGAGGACTTCTGGCTGACCTTCGTGCGCTTTCCGCCCCGGACGTGA
- the mscL gene encoding large conductance mechanosensitive channel protein MscL: MIKGFRDFILRGNVVDLAVGVVIGAAFNNVVTAFTKAFLEPMIRLATGGTGEVAGKFLINGIAFDWGMFISTLINFLLTAAVLYFFVVAPMNKAVERLKRSEKPAVAEPSNEEKLLAEIRDAVRNRPL, from the coding sequence ATGATAAAGGGTTTCAGAGATTTTATCCTTCGTGGCAATGTGGTGGACCTCGCGGTCGGTGTGGTCATCGGCGCGGCGTTCAACAACGTGGTCACGGCGTTTACCAAGGCGTTCCTTGAGCCGATGATTCGTCTGGCGACCGGCGGCACAGGCGAGGTGGCGGGCAAGTTCCTCATCAACGGCATCGCCTTCGACTGGGGCATGTTCATCTCCACCCTCATCAACTTCCTGCTGACCGCCGCCGTGCTGTACTTCTTCGTGGTCGCCCCCATGAACAAGGCCGTCGAGCGCCTCAAGCGCAGCGAAAAGCCCGCCGTGGCCGAGCCGAGCAACGAGGAAAAGCTGCTGGCCGAAATCCGCGACGCGGTGCGCAACCGCCCTCTCTGA